GTCATCGCTATTTTTTTGTGCAGTGTATTCAATGCCTGCTCATAATATGGGCTGACTAATGTGAGTTTCGGCAAGATGGCCGACCCAATGCCTCTGACGCCTTATTTCTCTGGCAGAATATTTTGACCACTTTCTGAACTGCTTTGTTAGATACTGTATCTTTGGCGTGGTCAGACTCTTGGTTATTACTTTGGCAAAATACAATAATACTTCGAATGAAAATTTTTGGCTAAAAAGCTTGTTAAATAATCattcttttatataaatcttatacttaaaaatatctttatgGCGGAGATATCAGTATCGTAGTTTGCAAGTAAAAAGACCCCTTTTCACGGTCGGGCGGATCGATGGACCGCCTATCTGGCATGCAAGGCGGTCTGCTAATGATCTCCTGACTGGATTCTGATCAACCGCTGCTGGGCTTCGAAGCGTCTTCCTTCATTGGTATAAGGATAGAAAAGGTAAAAATCAATTAGACTTGGTCCATTTATAGGTCATATGGCATTGGCTATGTTACTTACTACTCTAAGTAATATCGTTGTTGTTTTCATATTGTATATGTAGTGGataaatgatatatatattctggTCAATCTGGGGTCTGATAAGCACATagatactccgtatgtagAAGTCATTAGAGCAAACCTAATCTTTCCACTAACATCCACTTCCCAAGAAATTTCCTACGCGCTCCATGCCCATACTCTGAACCACCTGCGAAATATCTCCACCGTCTCCCTCGAGACCATCTAAGTCGGTCTTCTTCCAGAACGCCCGGAACCCATCCACCAATCTCACCGTGATATCCTTCACGTCAGCTTCAGGCATAGCGGCAAAGCAAAGTCGGTAATACTGCCAAGAACGATTCAAGGTCTCCTGCGAGGGAGCAAACAAGTCTCCGGGACCTAGGAGACAGAGGTGGGGTTTCTGCATCAAATGTACCCATAATGCCTTGGAAAGCCTGGCTGGGTCGTATCTTCCATGCAAGGGATGGGTGTCGAGACGGAGCTTAATCCAGACGAACATACCGCCGGTGGGCCAAGCAAAGTCATACATCTGTACTTTATCTACGACTTCCCAGCTTTCCTCGCTGGACTCGAGGCCGGCTTCCGAGGCGATAATAAATCTACCCTCCTCTAGAGTGCTGCACATGTCTTGCATGCGTCGTTCATATCCACCGCGCAAACCCTCCAGCCAACGGACCCAGCCATCCATTTGCCAGCTACGATCGCTCTTGTTCGAATTGGTAGACTTGTGATCTGTCTGTTGACCCAGAATCAGTTTGGCTACCAGGGCTTGAACAAAGCCCGAAGGTGCCTGCGTTGCGGTTTCGGTGACCCGAGTCAACCTCTCAATCACGGCCGGTTGTGCAGTTATCCAGCCCAAGCGACAACCAGGGGCAATGGTCTTGGAGAAAGTGTCGAGACGCACAACGCGTCCATCCGTGTCCAAGGACAGATACGATGGAACCAACGAGTCCAGGAATTCATACCCGGAGGACTTTCCATGCGCATTGTAATTGCGCTTTACTGAAGCTGTATCCATGGGCGTGCCCCGATGCTGGGCTTCTAACGCGGCCGCCGATGGGTATTGCAAGTTCCAGTAAGGATCGTCCTCGATTATGATGATATCGTATCGATGACAGAGTGCgtagatttcttttctacgCTCGACGGATAGGGTACCGCCCGTGGGGTTCTGGCCAATCCTGCATTGCAAAAAGAAGTAAATATGTCAGCTGTGGCCTTCACCGAAAATAGAACTATACCCGTTGGAGAAGACCGCGTCATTCGCCCACTTACGTGATGGTGTACATTAAATGCGGACGACGTCCTTTTCGGAAGTCCCAGTTTTCAAGAACATCGGCCAACCCTCCTTTACCGCGTGCCAACATTCCCTGTACATCGATGGCGACCGGCACGACGTTGAGGCCTCTTGGCTTGACGGTTGTAACAGCATTCATATATACAAATTCCTCACAAAGAATGCCCTCGCGCTGACTGGTCCAGTCTCTGTCTGGGTTCCAGACATTCGTGAAGACTTCGATTGATTTTGAGAAGCCATCGGTCGCTCCAGTGGTGAGGATGGTTTCGGGACCTCCGGCATATGGAACGTtgggatgaagatggtgacGGGCGAATTGGCGAACAAATGAGGCCATAGGGGGGAGGCCATCAGCTGTGACATACTGCAGGGCTGTGGCGATATCGATTCTATTCTGTACATCGGTCGCGTGACTCTCCTTAGGAACGATCAACCGCATGGATGACTTAGCGTCATCTCCAGACTTCTTGGTTGTGCCATTGTTGGAAGGTTGGAAACGCTGGGGTGTCGCGACGGTAGCCTCGAGGGTATCGCATGGGAAGTACGAGGGGTTTGGTAAGCCTAATGATAAGTGACGCCTGTGGTTAGTGAATGTcacaaggaaaggaaagtcCAGAACCGAGCGACTGTCGTCCGTCCATACCACCAGCCAGGTTCGCAATGCCTGGGATGAAGAAGTACTTATATAGGTCTTTGATGCCGCTTCCCTGGCGTCGTTTGGTGGTGGATGCATAATGATGGGATAAGTCAAGAGGAGGCGCCATGTTTGGAACAAAGTACAGTTTAGGTATAGTAGAATAAGGCGAATGGCTTTGCAAATTTGCAATGGATATGTCCTGCGGGCCGTTCTCTTGTCCTGAGTCCTTCTATGTAAATGAACAATTTCCAGAATGGGGATTATATTTCTGTCTACTTGAACGGAATTTGAGAGGTGAATACACCTTGTCCATGTGAAACTCCTCTCTTATCATGACCAATCGTCCACAGGTATTTCCATTGTCCTTTTCCTATGCTTGATAAGCAGAGACACATAACGGTTGGAGCTCCACTTTGGCTCCAAGACCGTTGGGAATCCTTGGATTTCATTAGTGCGCTCGGCCGTGGACTAGCGATAGTGTTCACTGTTCGATGACGGACGCTTCGCCTTATCCGACAAATCCGATGCAATTGCGGGACATCAAGTCAAGGATAACGCCAGCCCAGGATGATGTCTGGCTGTCATCGATTTAGTCTAGTAGTAAGCCTAGAATTGACTCGTGTGTCTGGGGAAAAAGTTTCTAAGAGAAATTTGTGCCCCACCGGTGTCGTCTTCCACTGTACCCCGACGTATAATAATAGCGCTTATAAGGTCACTTGCATTTGCCCCCTCCACCGATCTTCAACCTGTACATAGGGTTGACTTTCTCATCTCCTGAAAACCTCCGAACACAGTGGATGAACCTGTCCTCCAATGGCAATGCATTTTCGCCACGGGATCCCTGATAATCGATGAAAATCCCCGCAGGTACATCGCTGACATAAGCACCGCTGATTGGCCGGCGTTGCCACTGAGCTGCTGACATGTCGAAGCCAATGAATGACTTTCTTACGCCCAGGTCCCGGGACCCTTCTGCCAActtcctctttcttgacTCTTTATTTATTAGGTACCTGGGCTATCCTTATCCGAACCCAGTCGTTGCTGTTCTATCCGACACTTGAAGGGTCATGTCTTTCCGCTGgttgtgaaagagaaaaagacaagCAACTCCTCCCTTCCCTCTCTGTTCTAGAACTCTGGCGGTGACGGACCTTGGTATCGGTCACTCCACCGTTCATCCCCCACTTCCGGCGGTTGCCTGTCCCATCTCTTGTATTGGCCTCTgcctctgcatcttcttcttcaccttaTATCGCTGGTCCGATTATTGTATAGCCCTCCCAAAGACAAGATGTTTGGTGAAGGTCCCGAGGATGGTTCTCGGGTTTACATCCCTCCGTTGCTGGACTCGGAGCGTTCCGACGATCCCGACGACTCCGACATCCTTCCTCAAAATGAAGAGCACGGCGCCTCTTACATCCCCGTCTGGCTACGGGAGTCTTCCAAGTCCTTCAAATGGGGATGGGTACCGCTACCTATCCGGAAAGTCGCTCGCGCTACGGCGAACTGGGTTAAAGGCCCGGATCCTCCGCATGATCTCCTGTTGAAACCACTGTTCCCCCACATCCAGGAACTCCCGGTCCGGTACCTGGAACGTTTCTTCCCAAAACGGAAGCAGAAGATCGCCTTGCTGGGTCTCTTCTATCTCGCCTGGTTTTTACCATGGACTATAATCTTACTCCATTCACGTTCCGCCGGTTATATCGAGGGCTTCGGCCGCCCGGAAACCCTCACTTGTAGAGCGACACTATGGTATGTTGCGCTGTGGAGCTGCCTTTTGCTGCCGGTAGATCTAACAAAGTTTTCACAGGGAGTATGGAAATGAATGCGGCCTCAATGGAAACGACTGCCGTCCCTTTTCGGCGGCGACAATCCCCTTTCGCTGTCCCGCGAACTGCCGGGATGCCAAGTTGGCGGCACCCCATATGGTAGGCAATCAAACTTACAGCTATAAAGGTCTAGTGGTTGGCGGACCCCAACCCGGATCGGATGATACCCCAGTCTACCGGGCAGACAGCTTTATTTGCCAAGCCGCTATTCATGCAGGTGTTATCACAAATACCATTGGAGGATGTGGCGTTTTGAAGCTAGAGGGCGCGACCCATTCCTTCCCTGCATCGAAGCAGAATGGAATCAGCTCGGTTGGCTTTCCATCAACGTTTCCCAAGTCATTTAGCTTTGTTTCCTTAGGCTCGTCGCAGGAAACCTGCCCCAACGACCCGCGCTGGCCGCTCTTGGGTATTACCATTGGTGCGCTAGCCACCCTGTGGCTTCTATGCCGCTCACCCCCAGTACTTTTCTTTAGTACCTTTTTCATGGTCTTCTGCCAAGTGGGACTGGTGTCCGATCCACCGACGCTCCCTCAGTTTGCCGATCTCGTTTCCAGCTTGCTTGCGAACCTCTTACCGGCTTCGTTCGTGGCCTTCGTTCTGTTTAGGTACTGCGCGCGGCCACTTCTTCGGCCACTCTCTGATGCCACCTATCAGATAACAAAGACGTTCCTATACCTGCCTCCCGTGTTCATTGGTGCATTGAACAACTACACCTTTGCACGACTGATTCCGCTCGAACGCCTTACACCTCACGATATCCAGCGGCAGCCTGGAGCGAAGGTAGCGCTGGCTATGGTTATCCCGACGGTTATTTGCATTATTCTCAGTCAGGCCTGGCAGATCCGCCAAGGCGGGTTGATGCCACATTATCTCAAGATCTACTGCACGATGGGTCTTATTCTTTTGATCTTGCTTCCGTTGCCTGGCCTCCGTCTCCGGATTCACCATTACATCCTTGCAATTCTTCTCATGCCTGGCACTGCAATTCCTACGCGGCCTTCACTGGTTTACCAAGGactgcttcttggccttttcaTGAACGGCATTGCTCGGTGGGGTTTCGCATCGATCATTGAGACACCCGCCGCACTGGGCGAGCTACCTGGTGGCGCTCACGGATGGTGGGGGAGTACCTTCCCCAACGTTACCGATACAACTGTGAACATCACCCTCCCTGGCCCGGGATCTAACGAACTATACCATGGGAATGGCAACATTACATTCACGCTATGGGAGAAGGAACGCATGGCCGATCTGGGTGTGGACGGTGTTTCGGTCCTAGTCAACGATGTGGAGCGCTGGCGTGGATACCTTGATGAGGATACGCTCGGAGAATTCACCTGGCATCGCCACGGACATAATGGCCTGGAGCTCCTGCACCGTCCGACGATCGAGAGCGACCAGGCCGATATCGATTCGAAGGAcatggaggatgaggacgacaATAGACCTGAAGATCTGTTTTTCCGTTTTGCGTTCTTGAAGGGAGCTGAAGCAGGCAAGTACGGTGGTGCCGGTGTGTGGCTGGAGGACGGGGGGTGGATTTCACCCCCGCCGCCGAAAAGGTAGATTTGGTTTCTTGTTTTTTAACGCCTCTATAAACTTTAGACGAAAGACGATAACTACACTATACCCTACTCAAGCGGATGATTGGATATGGAGGCGTGCTGGGCGTAGATGACGCGGTGTTTCTGTACTTAGACTATTTGCCAACCATTATAAATGATGAATTAGGGCTATTACACATATAGTGGGACTTGCTGCTGTCCCCACCCGTTGTAAAACAGATCTGCACGAATAATAAAGAGGATGAATACGATTGAAGCAATTGGTACTGATCCCGGAATTCCGTATTGGCAGCCCTGTCCTCTCCAATTAATAATGGCGTGTCTAAAGTTTTTGATCGCCAGGACCCAGGCATCCCGATATTCTTTCAGTAATGGCAATGCCTGTTCCATCCTGTTTATTTCAGACGCATATTgtgggaggaagatgacctCGCCTGCTTTGATCATTTTGCCATTGTAGTCTATTAGCTCCATATATGGCGCTTTGGTTTTCGGACGTAGCGTGACTGGTAAATAGGCGTTTGCCCACTGTATAGGCCCTGTCCCAGACAAAGGTCGTGGTCTGGAGTGTCCTACTAGTATCCCTTTAACTCCTGGTTGAATCCACCTAGGACACTCGGGGACCCCTGTTAGATCGTGGTTATTACAGATATAGAACGGGTCGATTCCTGGTAAGAACCAGATCAGTGGATACACTGGTCATCTTGTGGAGGCTCTCGCGAGCTGCCTCACCGCGAAGTTTACGTTCGATATACTCGTGTAGTGGAAGATCGCTTTTAGATGTGAAACGAGATTGCAAGTGATCTGCTTCAAGTCTAGCACCTAGAGCGCGTTTTCTTGGATCTGAGCTCTATTTTCTCGATAAGCTCAGTTATCGACTGCTGAATAGGCTTATCGAGATCGCCGAACGCTGTTTCCCCAGCTCTGAGAGCAGCCCTCCATGTAGTGCCTTTCGGAGGGATATGGGAAACTGTAACCGGATTTCTGACAGTGAATAGACTCTTGAAGGCCCAGTTTGTATGCCTGGCACAAGCCTGGGAGTGGAAAAGTCCTCGGTTACTAGGTAGCAAGGGTGTGCCGTCTGTCTGTTCCTTATCGAaatcgttttcttttcacaGCAGCAATATCCAGAGAACTCATGCCAGTGTTCTGATCCGCGGGATGGGCTCGCGTCTTGGTTATAGTGGGCTCAAGGGTAGGTTTCTGATATTACTCAGCGAGTTGAGTAGTCTCTTGATCAAGCTGGCTAATGAGGTTGAATTTGGTCAAGTGCTATCTAAACCAAATTCTCTGTACCATTCCTCAACTTTCATCAATCCTCGGCGTACTCCAGTTTCTAGCATACAGTCGAAAGAGTATGCAGGTCAATTCCCACGCTTGATTTGGTGCTGTAAAGGGTGTTCCCCAAAACATGCCGGCTCGGACCTCCTCGAGTACCCTATACTGAATAGCTTTCTTTCACAAACTGTAGGAGTACGTGGGCTAAGACAGTCCTCCATTCGCCGATTTCGACAGTATGCGGTGACACATCAGCATGGGTAGTATAGAGCATTTCCTATATTAATGTTTATTCCGCCGTTCCTTTCGAGTATCCTTGAGCGATCCTGCTTTGTCAACTTTGCAAGAGTGATATTGGCCATGGATAATGCTTAGCTCTTGAGCGATTCAGAGGTCGTCAGCGTACATCCAGGACGCTCTGCTATTACCATTGTCTCAGAGGGGGTGATAGTATTATAGGTAGAGTACATCCATCGTCTTGGTTGTCTAGATTCGGAAGGCCATGTAAGGTCTACTCTAGAAGGAATATCTATTCACAAGGTCTAATTGTGAATCTGATCAGAGTCGACCGAATATCATGATAGTTCACAGGTGCCGTAGATATGCACTGAATCTCAAATTCGATATGTTGGCATGAATGGGAACTTCTTTTGATGACTTGGTTCTGCTTATGCTAGTTTTTCTCCCACTCAGGCCCATGTATGGCTAACAGGAGAACACATACCGTCCCAAAATTCAAACGACAAATCTTCTAATAGCTCGGATAACCCAGTGAGAATCTTTGGCTACACGGATCGATCTTCACCTAAGCTTAGAAAATGGTTTCTTGACGGGtttccttgtttttttttttaattacttcCCGGGCCCTAGATCTATTCTTCGTGAATAAAATCTACCCGAATTTCACTTCTCTAACCCTAATTCCCTCCCGCATTCTCAGGCATGTATTCCTTGCCACATCAGTCCTCCACCTATAAATCACATCACCTCCTTTCTCCTGTAAGACATTGTTCTTTCAACCATTACTCTCATCTATGCAAGAATATCCTCATTCATATCATTACCTAAGAAGCTTCTATTTTCTTACGACCCGGCTCGTCATTGGCAAGTTACAATACTTACACAAGTTAATCGGATCCACCATACTTGCTCACACCCACACATGTGGCAGCAGATATTGTTGCCAAAGAGTTCCTAATTAGGACAAGCACTACAGACAAACTGCTTAATGAAAGCAACTGCTATAAGCAGCGATAGGTTTGTACTGCTATGGCAACGGCTACAATGGGCTTTCTTCGGAGGGACCTGCGCGAATTCTATCTGGGGTAAGAAGACATCAAGTTGCCGACATCTCAAAGCATTTTGGAGACAGAACGGTGAGGCATGGGGCACATGGCTTTCGAAAAAGATCGTCCGAGCCGGTCCTGCTTCCGTCCAGCGGTTCTGGCGACGATGTTGTTACCGTGAAGGCAAGGTTCTGAAGTGGCCATTCGACATCGAAAATTTCGACGATGCCTCGTATATCAACTCGGCCGTTATTGACTTGCAGCATTTTCTTCGAGTGGCTGAGGTTATAGTTAAAAGAAATTCTCAAAGCTAGCACTTATCCCCTTCCCACGTACGTTCAAGCTCGTCCAACTTCGCACAGTACTCTTCTATGCATCGAACCATGTTTCGTCTTCCTGGATCATCAGATCAAGGGCACTACCAGCCGCTCTCTATATTACGATCCACAAAGATCTAGTGAGctggaaaaagataaacCTAAAATCATCGGGGTTTCGAGTCACTCGCTGTCCTCCACAATGAATCATGCATTATGGATCTGACAGCAGAGCAAGCAATTGAGTGGGACCAAGGGACTGGTTTAGGTCAGACTGCGCTATTCTTCGTAAAGAGACAAATTAATTCACAAACACAGCCAACCGAAGAATTTCATCGATGGAAATCCTCCCCACCCCCCATTCCCTCGCCCACGTAAAGCTCCGCCAGCGTTGTTTATTCTAGTGGCACCTGGCGTATTCCGGGTTTGGGCTGCTTGGGCTCATCATACTGGGGATTTATTCGAGAGGTATGCAGAAATTGGAACAAAATGGCCTATGGACCTCCCACATATCTACCAAGAGTACATCATTTcctgatttctttcttcgggAATCTGAAAATCAATGAAATGAGTATCATATTTCGGGCTAAACATGTGCTACACTTTTCAGAGGCCGATACAGGGATATGACTTATGCAATCTCAGTGatgatcctcttctttaCAGCGTTAGACAGACCATCCTTACTGGTGAGACATCGCGTTATGCTACATCAAACGTCGAGTACTGTGCACTCCATCCACTTGCAACCCTGCGGCGAGGTCTTTCGCCTATTCTACTCCTTGAGTAGAAAGCTCATAAAGATGTTCTAGAAGAGGAACTTACTGCAGCGTAGTCAAAGATTCATTCAGTGAAGTTGATGAGACCAATCCGACCGGTGGGAAGGACAAAAAAGTGTTTGCTCATATGGAATGT
The sequence above is a segment of the Aspergillus flavus chromosome 4, complete sequence genome. Coding sequences within it:
- a CDS encoding LCCL domain protein, whose protein sequence is MFGEGPEDGSRVYIPPLLDSERSDDPDDSDILPQNEEHGASYIPVWLRESSKSFKWGWVPLPIRKVARATANWVKGPDPPHDLLLKPLFPHIQELPVRYLERFFPKRKQKIALLGLFYLAWFLPWTIILLHSRSAGYIEGFGRPETLTCRATLWEYGNECGLNGNDCRPFSAATIPFRCPANCRDAKLAAPHMVGNQTYSYKGLVVGGPQPGSDDTPVYRADSFICQAAIHAGVITNTIGGCGVLKLEGATHSFPASKQNGISSVGFPSTFPKSFSFVSLGSSQETCPNDPRWPLLGITIGALATLWLLCRSPPVLFFSTFFMVFCQVGLVSDPPTLPQFADLVSSLLANLLPASFVAFVLFRYCARPLLRPLSDATYQITKTFLYLPPVFIGALNNYTFARLIPLERLTPHDIQRQPGAKVALAMVIPTVICIILSQAWQIRQGGLMPHYLKIYCTMGLILLILLPLPGLRLRIHHYILAILLMPGTAIPTRPSLVYQGLLLGLFMNGIARWGFASIIETPAALGELPGGAHGWWGSTFPNVTDTTVNITLPGPGSNELYHGNGNITFTLWEKERMADLGVDGVSVLVNDVERWRGYLDEDTLGEFTWHRHGHNGLELLHRPTIESDQADIDSKDMEDEDDNRPEDLFFRFAFLKGAEAGKYGGAGRFGFLFFNASINFRRKTITTLYPTQADDWIWRRAGRR
- a CDS encoding putative aromatic amino acid aminotransferase is translated as MAPPLDLSHHYASTTKRRQGSGIKDLYKYFFIPGIANLAGGLPNPSYFPCDTLEATVATPQRFQPSNNGTTKKSGDDAKSSMRLIVPKESHATDVQNRIDIATALQYVTADGLPPMASFVRQFARHHLHPNVPYAGGPETILTTGATDGFSKSIEVFTNVWNPDRDWTSQREGILCEEFVYMNAVTTVKPRGLNVVPVAIDVQGMLARGKGGLADVLENWDFRKGRRPHLMYTITIGQNPTGGTLSVERRKEIYALCHRYDIIIIEDDPYWNLQYPSAAALEAQHRGTPMDTASVKRNYNAHGKSSGYEFLDSLVPSYLSLDTDGRVVRLDTFSKTIAPGCRLGWITAQPAVIERLTRVTETATQAPSGFVQALVAKLILGQQTDHKSTNSNKSDRSWQMDGWVRWLEGLRGGYERRMQDMCSTLEEGRFIIASEAGLESSEESWEVVDKVQMYDFAWPTGGMFVWIKLRLDTHPLHGRYDPARLSKALWVHLMQKPHLCLLGPGDLFAPSQETLNRSWQYYRLCFAAMPEADVKDITVRLVDGFRAFWKKTDLDGLEGDGGDISQVVQSMGMERVGNFLGSGC